The sequence AGACCCAGAGCCACGGTCCGCGGGGGGCCCTGTGTCTTCCTGGCTCCTCCGGGTCCCGCGGGGGACTGGACGCGGCCCGAGTGCCCACCTCCCGGGCTGGAGCCTCACCTGCGGCCCCCGCTTGTCCTCTTCCAGAAACTCCGCCAGGAGACCCGGCGcgtggacaaatggataaaaatgctcAAGCGATGGGACCACTACCTCCCCAGCGAGAAGGTGGGGCGCTGGGTGCCCCCGAGGGCTCTCTGTCCTGACAGAGCTGGGGTCCGCCCTCAGTGTCCTCCTGCCCCGTCCTCGGGGGAGCCCCATGCCTGGGGAGagtctgctgggagcccgatCCTCCTCAGGCCCCGGGACGGCGGTGGGGGAGCGTCAGGTCGGGGCCACGGTCCCTGCTCCTAGTTGGGGACGGGGCCCAGCTCCAGGGAGACCCAGCCTCTCTGCAGACACCCTGGAGCCGAAGCCGGAATCTTCTAGATGCCTCGCGCTCCCTGGGCTCCAAGGGGCCGCCCTGGGCCCCTCTCACCAGCACTGCCTTCCTCCCCGCAGCTGCGGTGGGTCTACAAGGGGGTCCCACCCCAAGTGCGGGGAGAGGTGTGGCTGCGATTGCTGAACGTTGACCAGGTTAAGGCCAGGAATGCCAGGAAATACCAGGTGGGGCCCTTCCACTCCCCGTggaccctcagtcccctccccaccagggctgACCCCCCatgtctcctccccacccaggctGATCCTCCATGTGCCCCCCTTTTTCAGGGCTgaccccctgtcccctcccctccaggctgaccccccgtgtcccctccccacctgggctgaTCCTCCATGTCCGCTCGCTGCCCAAGGCTAaccctcagtcccctccctgctcagggctgaacccccctgtcccctccccaccagggctgaccccccatgtcccctccccacctgggttgatcctccatgtcccctccctgtccagggctgaccctcagtccctccccacctgggcttaCCCTCAGTCCCCTCCTCGCCCAcgacagctgggcacaggccctcaTGCAGGCCCCGTGAGCACGGTGGGCACTCCCGCTGTCCCCggcctcccaggggaaggaaggaggttcctgcaggacacactcccatggtggccccagggctccctgtccAGGACGGCACCTGCTACAGGTCGAGGTCTGTGTCCCTGACGCCGGCTCCTCCCAGGGTCTCCCCGCAGGATATGAAGGAGGCGGCCCTGGTCTCCTCCCGGACATCATGCAGATTGACCTGGACGTCAACCGGACGTTCCGCAGTCACACCATGTTCTGGGACCGCTACAGGGtcgggtgaggctgctgggccagCGGGGGCCCAGGagaggtccaggagaggcccagggGCTTCTGTGCAGGGGACACGGGGTCTCTGAGGCCGGGGGGGAACAACAGCAGCAAACAACACACCGCCACATGGTAGGGTGCTGGGGATGACCCCCATGCCCACATCCCCGGGGTCTCGGGGATGGGGAGGCCCCAGGACGGGGCCTCCAGGGGTCACAGTCTGAGCTGAACCCCAAGGGGGTGAGGGACGGCTCCGTGAAGAGcagggggccagggtgggggcatggggggcagtaaggggacctgggggcccGGGTGCATGACCACGGCTGGACTGGGACACATGGACCCGACGAGGGTCGGACAGGTCAGGGTGACACCCACCCTTGGTGCTTTATGTACTTCTGAATTcagggcattttattttagacaatttGCAGTTGGTGAGCACACATAGTATGACGACCCCCATTTGCCGCCCACGGTCCAGGCAGGCCCTGCGCTGAGCAcacggggccccaggggcaggggtcacagcaaaccccagactggggtcGCCTTTATCTGTCAACGACTCCATGTGCACCTTAGCGAAGGGGGTGCCCTGTGtccgcagccccccaccccatcctcctcaACCACCGCCCCCACGCCATCCCCCTACATCaccccccacaccatcccccacACCCCTAGACCCCCCACCCCTACACTATCGGTCCCGCTGCCACCCCACAAGGACCCGATGCAGCTGCCACCTGGGGGACATGCTTAGCCTCTCCGGCCACCTTGGGATTCTCTGGATGGCCTGCTCCCGTCAGAAGCTCCGGTGTCCCGTAGAGTCCCCAGGGGccgtggggaggggggaaggcagggagccccCGACAGaggggtgcaggtgggtggagcagagggtgCAGCTACCTTTGTGTGCAGTGGGCGGGGTGTGTGGGAGCCCGGGACCTCAGGGGTGACCCGCAGGGGCGCCAGGGGCGGGGCTGGTGAGCCGCCAGGCAAGGGTGGCTGGGCTTCCCGGGGAGCCGCTCAGACCGTCTCCCCACGAGAGCTCGGtgctcctccctgcagggaacctgctgccccccggggaccccgcgGCCCTCAGAGCGCGGCCGGGTCAGGCTGACCGGTGACCCCCGGCCCAGGGGGAGCCGGCCTCCTGCATCCCGGGCCCGGGGGCCGCGGAGCCAGGGTGCAGACTCAGGCCGCCGTGCGGGGGGCATCGGGCGGCTCCTGCAGCGCTGAGGGGGCCGCACTCCGTACCCCCCCCCGCGGGCTCAGATAGTGACCCCAGGGGTTCGCAGCCTGTATCCGGGTCACACCTGCACGACGTTCCCTGCACTCCTCACAGTGGCTCAGACCTGGAGCCCTGAGATGCTCTGGGATGGGCGGGCCCGGGGTGCCCCCCACAGAGTCcagtccagggacacctgggaaggcctgggggtGCGCACAGGGCCACGGACACCCCGGCTGCGTGGGCTCGGGGCAGGGGCCACGTGGGGCTGGTGGTGTTCCCGGGATacggggccaggccagggcagaggaggagaggtgtcaggggctgtggggactggggcagggggagtgcTGGCTCCTAGCGGGTGTGCATGGGGGGCcgctccagggctggagggggcgcTGGCGGCTCTGGGGGAGCCCAGAGCTGCACACCCCACGGTGGGATCCGCATGGAGGCGTCGGACACCCCAGGGTGCACATAACCCCCGGCGCACTGCACGTGTGAGGTCGATGCCTGTCCCCGTGCACAGACCTGACCCCAGAGATCGGCCTCTGCGGAGGGGCCCTGCGGGCCGTGCGGCCTGCGGGGCGGGTGTCGGCACCTCGGCGGCCTCGCTGGGCGGGGGCTGACTGAGCAGAGCACCCCGCTGTCCCCCCTCCTAGGCAGGGAGCCCTGTTCCACATGCTGGCGGCCTACTCGGTGAACGACACGGTGagtgtccctgcccctgcctcctgccccgcGGATGGCCTTGTCCTGAGTGCTGGTGACCAGCGGGACTCACAGAGGGGCCCCAGCTCCATGGCCCCGAGATGCTGGGGAGGGTCTCTCTCCTCTGGGACGGGCAGGGGGGCGGTGCAGAcctcccaggggaggcagggcctgcgTGCCCGAgggccggggctgcccggggcccccGCATGCACCGCGGCCGTCCTAGAGCTCGGGTCTGGACCCTGAAAGACGGCACTACTGATGAGAACCCGGGCGGGGAAGGCTCCCACTCCCCTGAAGGGCACAAGGCCGAGGCGCCCAGGAGGCCTTCCCCTTCCACGGCGCATTCCAGAAGGGTCCCCGAGGACCCCAGCTCACACGCTCCCCAGCCCCGCAGGGTGTCCTGGCCCAGCTCCCCTCGTGGGACCTCCCAGGGGCCAAAGTCAGGCCTCCGACCTGCCCTCCGGGGGGTCTCCAGACCTGGCGGATCCCCTGCAGCCTGGCACAGCTCACGGAGGCCCCTCCTGTTGGTCTGAGGACGGGGGCCCTGGCACGGCGGCCACAGGGCTCGGTAGCGGGGCCCGGGGTGCTGGCACCCGAGCTGGTCCGGGTGgccctcacctccccccccccccgccctctggGAGCCCCCTCTGGGAGCCCGGGCTGTGAGGGAGACGGGGGAGCCTGAGCACCTCCTGCCCTCCGCCAGGACAAGGAGCAGATGTCCACCGGCATCTATACCCCAAAGTGGTTCCTGCAGTGCTTCCTCGGCCCCCCGGGACCCCTGATCCcggacctgccccctgcccccggggagggcccagctcagccccaccctCCGACGAGCCAGGCCCGACCCTGGGGCCCTGAGGCTGAGGCTCGCAGCCCAGCCCGTCCTGGAGAAGTCCAGAGGGTCCCTGGAGGAGGTTCCGGGGGGCGAGCCATCTCTGTCTCAGCTCCCCCGCGGGAGGCCAGGTCAGCCCGGGGTGTGGACGGGCCCTCGGCCCATTGGGCGGCCAGCCCGGGGTCCTCTCGAGGCGTGGTGTCGTCAAGTGGGGGCAGAGTCTGTGCCcccaggggtgtggggggtgctGGCCGGGTTGGAACCCAGAGTGGCCAGGAGCCCTGatctccctgggaggagggcacgcacaggggagggggggggcgggggggggcctcATCGGGGGCAGCCGGGGGGCAGATGGGAGGCCTAGCCTAGCCCCAGCCGAgacccccaggggccctgctctGGCCGCTCCTCCCACCCCGCTGTCCCCTAGACCCCCTTCCCGCTCACCCTGAAGCTGTGGGATATACTCGATGGGGAGAGGGTGCTCACGGCCATGGCCTACACCAACCTCAAGGTGCACAGGAGTAAgtgagcccctgggagcccagggatgTGTGGGGGGGTAGCAGGGGCGGTGACCCTGTGCTCTGAGCAGCACCCagacctggggcagggggacTGTGGGGCAGGCGGGTGCAgcggggctccctgagaggagcagtGGTCAGGGGCCACCCCGGCCAGCGCACTGCCCACGGCGCTCCTGGGCACAGCGGGACCCCAGCCGCTGGCCTGGGGGCACCGGGGGCCACAGGGCGGGGCCCTCTGGGTCTGACTCTCGCCCACCACCCAGAGCGCCTCCTGAAGCTGCCCCTGGAAGTGCTCCGGGAGTTCCTCCCTGACACTCTGGcgcagccctgggccctggaggacAAGGCGGTGCTCAGACACCTTCGGGCCTCCATGACCCAGCTCCGGAGGATGCGGTGcgacctgccccccacccaggtgGGCTCAGGGCCCTGGCCCCTCCCGACTCGGCCTGCTGGGGCCACCCACAGGGGACAGAGCTCCCGGGGCCCCCATCCTCATCTCTGGggctctcctcttctgctccagcctcagggaccccaggccagggctgggcgTGCAGGCACCCACTGCAGGGCCCAGGCACCAGTGTGGGGGGCTGAGCACAGGGTCAGGCCGGGGACCACGCGGGAGCCGTGAggacccccggggcccccagTGGGGGACACACAGCCTGCTGGAGACGCTGACCCCGTCGGCCTCTTTCCAGCGGGACCTGAGGAGTTCCCCACGAGGCCCCTGGGCATGGAGCGAGTGTCCCCGGCGCCcaggcctctcctcccttctccaggCCTCTGAGCCACCGCCCAGGGTGGAGGAGccggcctccctgggcccagccacccagcctgaGCTGCCCAGACCCCCTCCCGGCCAGGCCATCGTCCAACTTCCCCCCAGCGATGGaactccctccccatcctcccagtGCAACAAGACGGTGCAGGCAGGTGGCCCCCAGACATGGTGGGCTTGAAGACAAAAAATGGGGTCCCCTTCCCTTCggcacctgcctgggccacccGAGAGGCCCCGTGATggaccaggccctggagcacTCCCGGGACTCCCATGACGgggtccccccagcccccaaggGACGATGCTGTCGGACCCAGGACACCCTTCCTGCCCCGCAGCCATTGCAGCTCGTGCTCCTCGCTGGGCAGTGACAGGCacagccagggcagagccagggtggCGCTGAGCCCACTGTCCCGAGGCCCCGCACAGGCCCGGGACACTCTGCCCTCCGCGTCCACAATGCAGCTCGATGCTCGCGGGCCTCTGGGGCAGAGCGTGGCGGTGAGTGCGGGGGCCCGGAGGCTCTGGCCCGCCGTCACCGTGTCCTGCCTTGTCTCGCTGTCCCTCCCAGAGGGAGGCACCCCCCCCcgcacaggacaccagcccctgacccagagggacctgggctggcctggccctgggctctgtgggggcaggggcaaCTCGAGCCACCCCCAGTCCCAGGACTAATGGGATCCAGCGCCCCggggccctggccaggcctgcGTTCTGGCCCCGGGCTGAGCTAGCCCTCAGCCGCCggatgtggcctcctgggccctgggtgtgCCTCACAGATCCCTGCAGGGGCGCCGCCAGGCACACACAGCTGACGTCCCCACGTGCCTTCCAGGGGCGGCCAGACgccagggtcaggaccccacAGACTCTACTGCGACTCAGCCTCTGCCCGCGGCCAGGACgggcctgggacagagtgacagcTGGGGAGCCTCAGGTTACCAGGGTCTGTGCTAAGCGCCCTGAGAGGTCTGTGCTCCCACTGTCCAGGGGGCCTGGGCTGCCCGGGCTCCGGGGCCCTTcatcccctccccgccccaggccTGTACacctggggcacagagggcccGCGGGGCGGTCAGCGTGGC comes from Canis lupus familiaris isolate Mischka breed German Shepherd chromosome 13, alternate assembly UU_Cfam_GSD_1.0, whole genome shotgun sequence and encodes:
- the LOC111098594 gene encoding uncharacterized protein LOC111098594 isoform X2, producing the protein MWGRILADRSPGLLRTRGPAVYDSGRHGARSTMTGVRLPQDPLEDPGGAVQSHIHLSRGYSEQQGAPSRVSTGPVTVQGHRPPGLSAKLRQETRRVDKWIKMLKRWDHYLPSEKAGSPVPHAGGLLGERHGQGADVHRHLYPKVVPAVLPRPPGTPDPGPAPCPRGGPSSAPPSDEPGPTLGP
- the LOC111098594 gene encoding cuticle collagen 40-like isoform X3, whose amino-acid sequence is MQIDLDVNRTFRSHTMFWDRYRVGQGALFHMLAAYSVNDTDKEQMSTGIYTPKWFLQCFLGPPGPLIPDLPPAPGEGPAQPHPPTSQARPWGPEAEARSPARPGEVQRVPGGGSGGRAISVSAPPREARSARGVDGPSAHWAASPGSSRGVVSSSGGRVCAPRGVGGAGRVGTQSGQEP
- the LOC111098595 gene encoding uncharacterized protein LOC111098595 isoform X3, translating into MAYTNLKVHRKRLLKLPLEVLREFLPDTLAQPWALEDKAVLRHLRASMTQLRRMRCDLPPTQGRPDARVRTPQTLLRLSLCPRPGRAWDRVTAGEPQVTRVCAKRPERSVLPLSRGPGLPGLRGPSSPPRPRPVHLGHRGPAGRSAWPQRGRQDSRPLQLTHLGHPHQAGSACTPGAAGSLAPECGGHPACPRG
- the LOC111098595 gene encoding TBC1 domain family member 3B-like isoform X4, which codes for MAYTNLKVHRKRLLKLPLEVLREFLPDTLAQPWALEDKAVLRHLRASMTQLRRMRCDLPPTQRDLRSSPRGPWAWSECPRRPGLSSLLQASEPPPRVEEPASLGPATQPELPRPPPGQAIVQLPPSDGTPSPSSQCNKTVQAGGPQTWWA